From a single Candidatus Delongbacteria bacterium genomic region:
- the fusA gene encoding elongation factor G — MSFQEVLKNTRNIGIMAHIDAGKTTTSERILYYTGRVHKMGEVHEGGAVMDWMEQEKARGITITSAAISTSWKDYHINIIDTPGHVDFTAEVERSLRILDGAVALFCAVGGVEPQSETVWRQADKYNVPRIAFVNKMDRTGADFYAVLDAMRTRLGANPVAITIPIGAGDIFTGLIDLISMKAVLYNEQSMGSLFEEVDIPGDMLDIAAEYREKMLEAVADYDDQLMEKFLAGEAIPDEEVRAALRAATVDMSIVPTMCGSAFKNKGVQRLLDAVTYYLPSPLDVPPVKGHHPDTDAIEERSCEENAPFAALAFKIQTDPFVGKLTYFRVYSGKIKTGDTILNVATGKKERMGRLLQMSANKREDIEEVHAGDIAAAIGLKKIHTGDSLCDIQHPIVLEKITFPEPVISIAVEPKSKGDQEKMGTALEKLAEEDPTFQVRTDADTGQTTISGMGELHLEILIDRMKKEFKVECNVGTPQVAYKESITRSVEQDQRFVRQTGGHGQFAHIKIRVEPNEQGKGYEFVNEIVGGTIPKEYINPTSQGIQDAMKNGVLAGYPMEDIKVTLWDGGFHEVDSSEMAFKIAGSMALKEAARKANPILLEPIMRVEVVVPDDYMGDVMGNLNSRRGRISGMEPRRDAQVIRATVPLSEMFGYATTLRSITQGRAVFTMEFSHYEEAPKSIAEKVLSKANS, encoded by the coding sequence ATGAGTTTCCAGGAAGTTCTCAAGAACACGCGCAACATCGGCATCATGGCCCACATCGATGCCGGCAAGACCACGACCAGTGAGCGCATCCTCTATTACACGGGGCGTGTCCACAAGATGGGCGAGGTCCATGAAGGTGGCGCTGTGATGGACTGGATGGAGCAGGAGAAGGCCCGAGGCATCACCATCACCTCCGCCGCCATCAGCACGTCCTGGAAAGACTATCACATCAACATCATCGACACCCCGGGCCACGTGGACTTCACCGCTGAAGTGGAGCGCAGTCTGCGCATCCTCGACGGCGCGGTTGCCCTCTTCTGTGCCGTGGGCGGTGTCGAGCCCCAGTCCGAAACCGTCTGGCGTCAGGCCGACAAGTACAACGTGCCCCGCATCGCCTTCGTCAACAAGATGGACCGAACGGGTGCGGACTTCTACGCCGTGCTGGATGCCATGCGTACCCGCCTGGGTGCCAATCCCGTGGCCATCACCATCCCCATCGGGGCCGGTGACATCTTCACGGGCCTGATTGACCTGATTTCCATGAAGGCCGTGCTCTACAACGAGCAGTCCATGGGCTCCCTGTTCGAGGAAGTGGACATCCCCGGCGACATGCTGGACATCGCGGCCGAGTATCGCGAGAAGATGCTCGAAGCGGTAGCCGACTACGACGACCAGTTGATGGAAAAATTCCTTGCCGGCGAAGCCATTCCCGACGAGGAAGTGCGGGCCGCCCTGCGTGCCGCTACCGTGGACATGAGCATCGTGCCCACCATGTGCGGCAGTGCCTTCAAGAACAAGGGCGTGCAGCGTCTGCTTGATGCGGTGACGTATTACCTGCCCAGCCCTCTGGATGTCCCGCCCGTCAAGGGGCACCATCCCGACACCGATGCCATCGAAGAACGCTCCTGCGAAGAGAACGCACCCTTCGCGGCCCTGGCCTTCAAGATCCAGACCGATCCCTTCGTGGGCAAGCTGACCTACTTCCGGGTCTATTCGGGCAAGATCAAGACCGGTGATACCATTCTGAATGTGGCCACCGGCAAGAAGGAACGCATGGGGCGCCTGCTGCAGATGTCCGCCAACAAGCGTGAAGACATCGAAGAAGTGCACGCGGGTGACATCGCCGCCGCCATCGGGCTCAAGAAGATTCACACGGGCGACAGCCTCTGCGATATCCAGCATCCCATCGTTCTCGAGAAGATCACCTTCCCTGAGCCGGTGATTTCCATCGCCGTCGAGCCGAAATCGAAGGGCGATCAGGAAAAAATGGGCACTGCCCTCGAGAAACTCGCCGAAGAAGATCCTACATTCCAGGTTCGCACGGACGCGGATACGGGTCAGACGACCATTTCCGGAATGGGCGAGCTGCACCTTGAAATCCTGATCGATCGCATGAAGAAGGAGTTCAAGGTCGAGTGCAATGTGGGCACGCCCCAGGTTGCCTACAAGGAGTCGATCACTCGCTCCGTGGAGCAGGATCAGCGCTTCGTGCGCCAGACCGGTGGTCATGGCCAGTTCGCTCACATCAAGATTCGTGTCGAGCCGAACGAGCAGGGCAAGGGGTATGAGTTCGTCAACGAAATCGTTGGCGGCACCATTCCCAAGGAATACATCAATCCGACTTCCCAGGGTATCCAGGATGCCATGAAGAATGGCGTGCTGGCCGGTTACCCGATGGAAGACATCAAGGTCACCCTCTGGGACGGTGGTTTCCACGAAGTGGACTCCAGCGAAATGGCCTTCAAGATCGCCGGTTCCATGGCGCTCAAGGAAGCGGCCCGCAAGGCCAATCCGATCCTGCTGGAACCGATCATGCGCGTGGAAGTGGTCGTCCCCGACGACTACATGGGAGATGTGATGGGCAACCTCAACTCCCGTCGCGGACGCATCAGTGGCATGGAACCCCGCCGCGATGCCCAGGTGATCCGTGCCACCGTACCGCTTTCTGAAATGTTTGGCTATGCCACGACCTTGCGTTCGATCACCCAGGGCCGCGCAGTCTTCACGATGGAATTCTCCCATTACGAAGAAGCGCCCAAGTCGATCGCTGAAAAGGTCCTGAGCAAAGCCAACAGCTGA
- the rpsG gene encoding 30S ribosomal protein S7, whose product MRRRRPQKREILPDPMYGSVLATKFMNSMMYSGKKSVAERQFYKAIDIAKERTGEDGLEVFTTAIRNVEPVLEVKSRRVGGSTYQVPVEIRPARKTALAIRWVINFSRARGDKNFSMRLANELIAAFKKEGGAFRKREDVHRMAEANKAFAHFRW is encoded by the coding sequence ATGCGCAGACGCCGTCCCCAGAAACGAGAGATCCTGCCTGATCCCATGTACGGATCGGTCCTGGCCACGAAGTTCATGAACAGCATGATGTACTCTGGCAAGAAGTCAGTTGCTGAGCGTCAGTTCTACAAGGCGATCGACATCGCCAAGGAACGGACCGGGGAAGACGGACTGGAAGTGTTCACCACGGCCATCCGCAATGTCGAACCCGTGCTGGAAGTGAAAAGCCGCCGTGTGGGTGGTTCCACCTACCAGGTGCCTGTGGAAATCCGCCCGGCACGCAAGACGGCACTGGCGATTCGCTGGGTCATCAATTTCTCCCGTGCTCGCGGCGACAAGAACTTCTCGATGCGTCTGGCAAACGAGTTGATCGCTGCCTTCAAGAAGGAAGGCGGAGCCTTCCGCAAGCGCGAGGACGTGCATCGTATGGCCGAGGCCAACAAGGCGTTTGCCCATTTCCGCTGGTAG
- a CDS encoding 30S ribosomal protein S12, which translates to MPTISQLVRQGRKKAVVKQNSPALKRCPQRRGVCTQVKTTTPKKPNSALRKIARVRLTSGIEVTAYIPGEGHNLQEHSIVLVRGGRVKDLPGVRYHIVRGALDASGVDGRKQGRSKYGTKRPK; encoded by the coding sequence GTGCCGACGATCAGCCAGTTAGTACGACAGGGCCGCAAGAAGGCCGTCGTCAAGCAGAACAGCCCGGCTTTGAAGCGTTGCCCCCAGCGTCGCGGAGTCTGCACCCAGGTGAAGACCACCACTCCGAAGAAGCCGAATTCCGCCTTGCGCAAGATTGCGCGAGTCCGGTTGACCAGCGGCATCGAAGTGACTGCCTACATCCCGGGTGAAGGTCACAACCTTCAGGAGCACAGCATCGTTCTGGTGCGTGGTGGTCGTGTGAAGGATCTTCCGGGCGTGCGTTATCACATCGTCCGGGGTGCCCTGGATGCCAGTGGTGTGGACGGCCGCAAGCAGGGCCGCTCCAAGTACGGAACCAAACGCCCGAAGTAA
- a CDS encoding aldehyde dehydrogenase family protein → MNTVLSNLGIQSINPGASTGSRWLDCTGSELTSTSPSTGKDLAKVTQCELPEYEKVMECAARAFIDWRMVPAPVRGELVRQVGHELRLHKEDLGRLVSMEMGKILQEGLGEVQEMIDICDLAVGMSRQLYGLTTHSERSRHRMYEQWHPLGIVGVISAFNFPVAVWAWNTMIALVCGDVVVWKPSSKTPLTALACQRIIGRVLERNGYSEGICNLVIGKGSTVGDRLSHDTRVPLISATGSTPMGQRLAGIVAQRLGRTILELGGNNAIIVTPDADLNLAIPSITFGAVGTAGQRCTSTRRIIVHSSIAGTLTDKLQAAYRTIRIGDPLADGTLMGPLIDKGAVGDMMNAIEKVKAQGGEILCGGEVLSGPGYESGCFVTPAIARVKNDFDIVQEETFAPILYIIEYTDLAEALALQNGVPQGLSSAIFTNNFLESEAFLSHEGSDCGIANVNLGTSGAEIGLAFGGEKDTGGGRESGSDAWKTYMRRQSNTLNWSGTTALAQGIHFDL, encoded by the coding sequence ATGAATACCGTCTTGAGCAATCTGGGCATCCAGTCCATCAATCCTGGCGCCTCCACCGGATCCCGCTGGCTGGACTGCACGGGGTCGGAACTGACCTCCACGAGCCCTTCCACCGGGAAAGACCTGGCCAAGGTAACCCAGTGTGAACTGCCGGAATACGAAAAAGTCATGGAGTGTGCCGCCAGGGCCTTCATCGATTGGCGCATGGTACCAGCCCCCGTTCGTGGCGAACTGGTTCGTCAGGTGGGTCATGAACTGCGCCTGCACAAGGAAGACCTGGGTCGGCTGGTGTCCATGGAAATGGGCAAGATCCTTCAGGAAGGTCTGGGCGAGGTCCAGGAGATGATCGACATCTGCGACCTGGCCGTGGGCATGTCCCGCCAGCTCTACGGACTCACCACCCACAGTGAGCGCTCGCGCCACCGGATGTACGAACAGTGGCATCCCCTGGGCATCGTGGGCGTGATCAGCGCCTTCAACTTCCCGGTGGCCGTCTGGGCCTGGAACACCATGATCGCGCTGGTCTGCGGCGATGTGGTGGTCTGGAAGCCTTCCAGCAAGACTCCGCTGACCGCGCTGGCCTGCCAGCGCATCATCGGTCGTGTGCTCGAGCGCAATGGATACTCCGAAGGCATCTGCAACCTGGTGATCGGCAAGGGTTCCACCGTGGGCGACCGCCTGTCTCACGACACCCGCGTCCCCCTGATCAGTGCCACAGGCAGCACCCCCATGGGTCAGCGTCTGGCGGGCATCGTGGCCCAGCGTCTGGGCCGCACGATCCTCGAGCTGGGCGGCAACAACGCGATCATCGTGACACCGGACGCGGACCTGAATCTGGCCATTCCCAGCATCACCTTCGGCGCGGTGGGCACGGCTGGCCAGCGCTGCACGAGCACCCGGCGCATCATCGTGCACTCCAGCATCGCCGGCACGCTGACCGACAAGCTGCAGGCCGCCTACCGTACGATCCGGATCGGCGATCCGCTGGCCGACGGCACCCTGATGGGTCCGCTGATCGACAAGGGTGCCGTGGGCGACATGATGAACGCCATCGAGAAGGTGAAGGCCCAGGGAGGTGAGATTCTCTGTGGTGGCGAGGTGCTCAGCGGCCCGGGATATGAGAGTGGCTGTTTCGTGACACCGGCCATCGCCAGGGTGAAGAATGACTTCGACATCGTGCAGGAAGAGACCTTCGCGCCCATCCTGTACATCATTGAGTACACGGATCTGGCCGAGGCGCTGGCACTGCAGAATGGCGTACCCCAGGGCCTCTCGAGCGCGATCTTCACCAACAACTTCCTCGAGAGCGAAGCCTTCCTGTCACACGAAGGCAGCGATTGCGGCATCGCCAACGTGAATCTGGGCACCTCGGGCGCCGAGATCGGTCTGGCCTTCGGGGGCGAGAAGGATACGGGCGGCGGGCGCGAATCGGGCAGCGATGCCTGGAAGACCTACATGCGTCGTCAGTCCAACACGCTCAACTGGTCGGGGACCACGGCCCTGGCCCAGGGCATCCACTTCGACCTGTAG
- a CDS encoding peptidase S8 → MRSLTLFLLSGLLASGASALAPDSGLPQLPEWAIADSGLPPCVRDRLVVRVRDSFLPALRSGQAQLQDLPELARFASERAVRSSRALLWNQSVDGPAREGGLDRDLIVELAAGSDLATEIAAWSARPEVEWAERDWMVSACLTPNDTYFTQQWALRNTGQSPGNGTVDCDIDADQAWDLSTGSSTVTIAIVDTGIDLNHPDLQSKIVAGYDFVNNDATADDDNMHGTACGSLAAALSNNGTGVTGVDWLARLMPVKVLNASGNGSTTDVVAGVNWARSNGADVISMSLGGGAYSSTFNSAINTAFNAGVFVVAAAGNENVSTVSYPAKYANCFAVGALSPCNERKSPSSCDGETWWGSNYGTGLDVMAPGVKLRSATINGYINNMNGTSGATPQVAGIAGLLRGADPNVTPAEIRDLLRASAVDMGTAGWDSQTGYGRVNAYEALLLMSPPEPCEIDALPPSLSHVPLADTWETVQDYPVLATVTDECSLFSVTLRHQLDQGNWFEIPMQPLGGDVYSASIPAAPGGSQITYQVVALDNSSNFNDTVVEHSFMVLDACASDLTAPGLLVTLPFLDTEDSVGPYQMLLEITDPCGISEVVAGYSVNGGAGVSVLATPMGGDSWQMLIPGQGAGSQISWYLYARDASPSLNLAADNGLFNVIPPAVLAAPVIQIDRAVPGFLHLSWAAVEGAGSYAVYSAGLDGVFTLHTTTTDTSLDWPEVGDELRLFQVRATD, encoded by the coding sequence ATGCGTTCCCTCACCTTGTTCCTGCTCAGCGGACTGCTTGCATCGGGTGCGTCGGCCCTGGCGCCGGATTCCGGACTTCCCCAGCTGCCCGAATGGGCCATTGCCGACTCCGGACTGCCGCCCTGCGTGAGGGACCGACTGGTCGTGCGCGTGCGCGATTCCTTCCTGCCGGCACTGCGCAGCGGCCAGGCCCAGTTGCAGGATCTTCCCGAGTTGGCCCGCTTCGCCTCCGAGCGTGCTGTTCGCTCATCCCGGGCCCTGCTCTGGAATCAGTCCGTGGACGGACCGGCACGCGAAGGTGGACTGGACCGTGATCTGATCGTGGAACTGGCCGCCGGTTCCGATCTGGCCACCGAGATCGCCGCCTGGAGCGCGCGCCCCGAGGTGGAGTGGGCCGAACGCGACTGGATGGTCAGTGCCTGCCTCACCCCGAACGACACCTATTTCACCCAGCAGTGGGCACTGCGCAACACGGGTCAGTCGCCGGGCAACGGCACCGTGGATTGCGACATCGATGCGGACCAGGCCTGGGATCTGAGCACCGGATCCAGCACGGTCACCATCGCCATCGTGGATACGGGCATCGACCTGAATCACCCGGACCTGCAGAGCAAGATCGTGGCGGGGTACGACTTCGTGAACAACGATGCCACCGCCGACGACGACAACATGCATGGAACTGCCTGTGGCTCGCTGGCCGCGGCACTCTCCAACAACGGGACCGGTGTCACGGGCGTGGACTGGCTGGCCCGGCTGATGCCCGTGAAAGTGCTCAATGCATCGGGCAATGGCTCCACCACGGACGTGGTGGCAGGTGTGAACTGGGCCCGCAGCAACGGCGCCGATGTGATCAGCATGAGCCTGGGTGGCGGAGCCTACAGCAGCACCTTCAACTCGGCGATCAACACGGCCTTCAACGCGGGTGTGTTCGTCGTGGCCGCGGCGGGCAACGAGAATGTCAGCACGGTCTCCTATCCCGCGAAGTATGCCAACTGCTTCGCGGTGGGCGCGCTCTCGCCCTGCAACGAGCGCAAGTCGCCCAGCAGCTGCGATGGCGAGACCTGGTGGGGCAGCAACTACGGCACGGGCCTGGATGTGATGGCGCCCGGCGTGAAGCTGCGCAGCGCCACCATCAACGGCTACATCAACAACATGAATGGCACCTCGGGCGCCACGCCCCAGGTGGCGGGCATCGCCGGACTGCTGCGCGGTGCGGATCCCAATGTGACACCTGCCGAGATCCGCGACCTGCTGCGAGCATCGGCCGTGGACATGGGCACGGCCGGCTGGGATTCGCAGACCGGCTATGGCCGGGTGAACGCCTACGAAGCCCTGCTGCTGATGTCGCCGCCGGAGCCCTGTGAGATCGATGCGCTTCCACCCTCCCTGAGCCATGTGCCGCTGGCCGACACCTGGGAGACCGTTCAGGACTATCCTGTGCTGGCGACGGTCACCGACGAGTGCTCGCTGTTCTCCGTGACCCTGCGCCACCAGCTGGATCAGGGCAACTGGTTCGAGATCCCGATGCAGCCTCTGGGTGGCGATGTCTACTCGGCCAGCATTCCGGCGGCTCCCGGGGGCAGCCAGATCACCTACCAGGTGGTGGCCTTGGACAACAGCAGCAACTTCAATGACACGGTCGTCGAACACTCCTTCATGGTGCTGGACGCCTGCGCCTCCGATCTGACCGCGCCCGGGCTGCTTGTCACACTGCCCTTCCTGGATACGGAGGACAGTGTGGGTCCCTACCAGATGCTGCTCGAGATCACGGACCCCTGCGGCATCTCGGAGGTGGTCGCCGGCTATTCGGTCAATGGAGGAGCCGGCGTGTCCGTGCTGGCGACGCCCATGGGCGGCGACAGCTGGCAGATGCTGATCCCGGGGCAGGGCGCGGGCAGTCAGATTTCCTGGTACCTCTATGCCCGGGATGCCAGCCCATCGCTGAATCTGGCGGCCGACAACGGGCTCTTCAACGTGATTCCGCCGGCCGTGCTTGCGGCTCCTGTGATCCAGATCGATCGCGCGGTTCCGGGCTTCCTGCACCTCAGCTGGGCGGCCGTGGAGGGTGCCGGCAGCTACGCTGTGTACAGCGCGGGCCTCGATGGAGTCTTCACCCTGCACACCACCACGACGGACACATCGCTGGACTGGCCCGAGGTGGGAGACGAGCTGCGGCTCTTCCAGGTGCGCGCGACCGACTGA
- a CDS encoding T9SS type A sorting domain-containing protein, translated as MFFLPGLFVAAWLCLATALHVHATEIFICDAGNLSTLPGQILRVDENGENAQIYINSNLSWPQDILFLDEMQEVLVSNFNSGRITRYDLSTGSYLGNFATGLANPTRMKIGADGLLYVLQWGGNGTVRRYELDGTSLGAFTTAGVTSGIGLDWDAQLNLYVSSYYGATVRRFDPEGNDLGLFIQQTLVGPTNLWFAGSELRVLDYNSGVVSRFDEDGVWLGSFITGLGQAEGVDFFANGQILIGNGLTHSVKLFDGTGAYVREFVANGTAGLITPNAIVIREADVSVPDRGPTGLLPTSLELLGNWPNPFNPSTTIEYRLRQGAVVQLTVHDLQGGLVALLEEGYQAAGLRRVPFNGSALASGVYLITLRSGSDLRSERMLLLK; from the coding sequence ATGTTTTTCCTGCCAGGTCTTTTCGTGGCGGCATGGCTTTGCCTTGCCACGGCACTGCACGTGCATGCCACCGAGATCTTCATCTGCGATGCGGGCAACCTCAGCACGCTGCCCGGACAGATCCTGCGGGTGGACGAGAACGGGGAGAATGCCCAGATCTACATCAACTCCAACCTGTCCTGGCCCCAGGACATCCTCTTCCTGGATGAGATGCAGGAAGTGCTGGTCTCCAATTTCAACTCCGGGCGCATCACGCGCTACGACCTTTCGACAGGCAGTTACCTGGGCAATTTCGCCACCGGTCTGGCCAACCCCACCCGCATGAAGATCGGCGCCGACGGTCTGCTGTATGTGCTGCAATGGGGCGGCAACGGCACCGTGCGCCGCTACGAGCTGGATGGCACGTCGCTGGGCGCGTTCACCACGGCGGGTGTGACGTCAGGCATCGGACTGGACTGGGACGCCCAGTTGAATCTGTATGTGTCCTCCTACTACGGTGCGACGGTGCGCCGCTTCGATCCCGAAGGCAATGATCTGGGATTGTTCATCCAGCAGACCCTGGTGGGCCCCACGAATCTGTGGTTCGCAGGCAGTGAACTGCGCGTCCTGGATTACAACAGCGGTGTCGTCAGTCGCTTTGACGAGGACGGTGTCTGGCTGGGCTCCTTCATCACGGGCCTGGGGCAGGCCGAAGGAGTGGATTTCTTCGCGAACGGGCAGATCCTGATCGGCAATGGGCTGACCCATTCGGTCAAGTTGTTCGATGGGACAGGTGCATATGTGCGCGAGTTCGTGGCCAATGGAACGGCCGGCCTGATCACGCCCAACGCGATCGTGATCCGTGAAGCGGATGTGTCCGTCCCGGATCGGGGGCCGACCGGGCTGCTTCCGACCAGTCTTGAACTGCTGGGAAACTGGCCGAACCCATTCAATCCGTCCACGACGATTGAGTACCGGCTGCGGCAGGGGGCGGTCGTGCAGTTGACCGTCCACGATCTCCAGGGCGGACTCGTGGCCCTGCTGGAGGAGGGCTACCAGGCAGCGGGCCTGCGCCGTGTTCCCTTCAATGGCAGTGCTCTTGCCAGTGGTGTCTACCTCATCACGCTGCGCAGCGGAAGCGATCTTCGATCGGAACGAATGCTGTTGCTCAAGTAA
- a CDS encoding SUMF1/EgtB/PvdO family nonheme iron enzyme, which yields MSKLNLCLGHLFPLVGALLLQACAPDDSDSSSSPSMIAVPAGQFVMGQEGVGRAEPEHGVRLSRSFLLGRFEVTNAEYRDALQWAWENGHCQLDFNRVVLPGSNLTINLLDMGDPASEIGFQDGVFFLRQAADLRATTAWPGGYDPADHPVTMVTWRGAAAYCDWLSLQQGLPPYYDGNFIQDRNHDPYRASGYRLPTEAEWEHAARYPDGRSWPWGDAEATPELANHLVRGWTTPVGAYPGGRSSLGFSDLSGNVWEWVGDCFESYDSIDRIDPLGPATTGPHVIRGGYWGNGADLLRCAARVTYGVDYPNPGIGFRICRTAP from the coding sequence ATGAGCAAGTTGAACCTGTGCCTTGGCCACCTTTTTCCTCTCGTGGGTGCCCTGCTGTTGCAGGCCTGTGCTCCCGACGACTCCGACTCGTCATCATCCCCATCCATGATTGCCGTGCCCGCGGGACAGTTCGTCATGGGGCAGGAGGGAGTCGGGCGGGCCGAACCAGAGCATGGGGTCCGCCTGAGCCGGTCCTTCCTGCTGGGGCGCTTCGAGGTGACCAACGCCGAGTATCGGGATGCTCTGCAGTGGGCCTGGGAGAATGGCCATTGCCAGCTGGACTTCAACAGGGTTGTGCTGCCGGGCTCCAACCTGACGATCAACCTGCTGGACATGGGCGATCCTGCCAGCGAGATCGGGTTTCAGGACGGGGTCTTCTTTCTCCGGCAGGCCGCCGACTTGCGTGCCACGACTGCCTGGCCGGGAGGGTATGATCCTGCCGACCATCCGGTGACCATGGTGACCTGGCGCGGGGCCGCCGCGTACTGCGACTGGCTCAGCCTGCAGCAGGGGTTGCCGCCGTACTACGACGGGAACTTCATCCAGGACCGGAACCACGATCCCTACCGGGCCAGTGGCTATCGCCTGCCCACCGAAGCCGAGTGGGAACATGCCGCCCGTTACCCGGATGGTCGCAGCTGGCCCTGGGGCGACGCCGAGGCGACTCCCGAGCTGGCCAATCACCTTGTGCGTGGATGGACCACGCCGGTGGGGGCGTATCCAGGTGGGCGCAGCTCGCTTGGCTTCTCCGACTTGTCCGGCAATGTCTGGGAATGGGTGGGCGACTGCTTCGAGAGCTACGATTCCATCGATCGAATCGACCCACTGGGTCCCGCGACCACCGGCCCCCATGTGATCCGCGGTGGGTACTGGGGCAACGGTGCAGACTTGCTCAGGTGCGCCGCGAGGGTGACCTACGGTGTGGATTATCCGAATCCGGGCATCGGTTTCCGGATCTGTCGCACGGCTCCCTGA
- a CDS encoding SUMF1/EgtB/PvdO family nonheme iron enzyme: MLLQACAPGDSDWVPSPAMIAVPAGQFVMGQEGVTRAEPEHQVSLSRSFLLGRFEVTNAEYRDALQWAWDNGLCAVEFHRVVLPSSHLTINLMDMGDPACEIEFLNGVFLLRQAPDLRAAIAWPGGYDPADHPVTMVTWLGAAVYCDWLSLRLGLPPYYDGNFIQDRNHDPYRANGYRLPTEAEWEHAARYPDGRSWPWGDAEATPELANHLVRGWTTPVGAYPEGRSSLGFSDLSGNVWEWVGDSYEAYDSIEWTDPLGPATSGPHVIRGGYWGNGPELLKCAARVNFGSDSPYPGIGFRICRTAP, encoded by the coding sequence ATGCTGTTGCAAGCCTGTGCTCCCGGCGACTCCGACTGGGTACCGTCCCCGGCCATGATTGCCGTGCCCGCGGGACAATTCGTCATGGGGCAGGAGGGAGTCACCCGGGCCGAACCCGAGCATCAGGTCAGCCTGAGCCGGTCCTTCCTGCTGGGGCGCTTCGAGGTGACGAACGCCGAGTACCGTGATGCCTTGCAGTGGGCCTGGGACAATGGGCTTTGTGCGGTGGAATTCCATCGGGTTGTTCTGCCCAGTTCCCACCTGACGATCAACCTGATGGACATGGGCGATCCCGCCTGCGAGATCGAATTCCTGAACGGGGTCTTCCTGCTCAGGCAAGCCCCTGATCTGCGTGCCGCGATTGCCTGGCCGGGAGGCTACGATCCTGCCGATCACCCGGTGACCATGGTGACCTGGCTGGGGGCCGCTGTATACTGCGACTGGCTGAGTCTGCGGCTGGGGCTGCCGCCGTATTACGATGGGAACTTCATTCAGGACCGGAATCACGATCCCTACCGGGCAAACGGATATCGCCTGCCCACCGAAGCCGAATGGGAACATGCCGCCCGTTACCCGGATGGTCGCAGCTGGCCCTGGGGCGACGCCGAGGCAACTCCCGAGCTGGCCAACCATCTGGTACGTGGCTGGACTACCCCAGTGGGGGCGTATCCCGAAGGGCGCAGCTCGCTGGGATTCAGCGACTTGTCCGGCAATGTCTGGGAATGGGTCGGAGACAGCTACGAAGCCTACGATTCCATTGAATGGACGGACCCCCTGGGCCCCGCAACCTCCGGCCCCCATGTGATCCGCGGTGGGTACTGGGGCAACGGACCCGAATTGCTGAAATGTGCGGCCAGGGTCAATTTTGGTTCGGATTCTCCCTATCCCGGCATTGGCTTCCGGATCTGTCGTACGGCACCATGA
- a CDS encoding T9SS type A sorting domain-containing protein, translated as MKAQILCALALAGSLQALPTSGLLAHYEFEGNTLDSSGNGHHGTPSGGLVYDNGLIGQAADFDGIDDYVSVSIPLSGGPWAVSGWVRFDGLTYGYTDWHEIISNPLQNFALGFAPLDNSMQIWAGGVALSSGPNAVAEGQSYHFLFQQSGGGLQVWLDGTLLASGGAGVSPSELTTIGQWLAGHPHPWEREPLNGLLDELRIYDRELDESEILELVNQGNGSAATTDRPVAFQLDANHPNPFNPTTTLSFTLHETLQARLSVTDLQGRRVAVLLDGLTERGSHQLSFDAAGLSSGVYFYTLEAAGSRETKRMLLLK; from the coding sequence ATGAAAGCCCAGATACTTTGCGCCTTGGCCCTGGCGGGCAGCTTGCAGGCCCTTCCGACCTCCGGGCTGCTGGCCCATTATGAGTTTGAGGGAAACACCCTGGATTCCTCGGGCAATGGCCACCACGGAACGCCGAGTGGCGGCCTTGTCTATGACAACGGCCTGATTGGCCAGGCGGCGGACTTCGACGGGATCGATGACTATGTAAGCGTCAGCATTCCCCTGAGCGGTGGCCCTTGGGCCGTCAGCGGCTGGGTCCGCTTTGATGGCCTGACCTACGGCTACACGGATTGGCATGAGATCATCAGCAATCCCCTGCAGAACTTCGCCTTGGGCTTCGCACCGCTGGACAACTCGATGCAGATCTGGGCGGGCGGAGTGGCCCTGAGCAGTGGGCCCAACGCTGTCGCTGAAGGGCAATCCTATCATTTTCTCTTCCAGCAGTCGGGCGGCGGCCTGCAGGTCTGGCTGGATGGTACTCTGCTGGCCAGCGGGGGCGCCGGTGTATCACCTTCCGAGTTGACGACCATTGGTCAATGGCTGGCCGGTCATCCCCATCCCTGGGAGCGCGAGCCCCTGAATGGACTGCTGGACGAGTTGCGCATCTACGATCGTGAGCTGGATGAGAGCGAGATCCTCGAGCTTGTCAATCAGGGCAACGGCTCCGCCGCGACCACGGATCGTCCCGTGGCCTTCCAGCTGGATGCGAATCATCCCAATCCTTTCAATCCCACGACCACGCTGTCCTTCACGCTGCACGAAACCCTGCAGGCCCGTCTGAGTGTCACGGACCTCCAGGGCCGTCGGGTCGCCGTGCTGCTGGATGGCCTGACCGAGCGCGGCAGCCACCAGCTGTCTTTCGATGCGGCTGGACTGTCCAGCGGTGTCTACTTCTACACTCTGGAAGCCGCCGGTTCTCGTGAGACAAAAAGAATGCTGTTGTTGAAGTAG